In Antennarius striatus isolate MH-2024 chromosome 10, ASM4005453v1, whole genome shotgun sequence, one DNA window encodes the following:
- the tmx2a gene encoding thioredoxin-related transmembrane protein 2-A, translated as MGLITGLCTFFYHLPQIYKWLLKPYYITSFFMSIAFLVARKAPGLCEHLASQREDRNSCDFDWRELEILMFLCAIVMMKNRRAITLEQHIGNLFMFSKVANVILFFRLDLRLGILYLSLCVAFVMTCKPPLYMGPEYIKYFSDKTIDEELQQDSRVTWIVEFYANWSSDCQSFAPVFADLSLKYNCTGLRFGKVDIGRYGEVSERYKVSTSPLAKQLPSLILFQGGREIMRRPMVDKKRRAVSWTFNEENVIREFNLNELFQKSKKLNKGRELKEGEPEGSHIEDIDELDAGADNLEEPLESKKDQ; from the exons ATGGGTCTAATCACAGGACTCTGTACTTTCTTTTACCACTTACCTCAGATTTACAAATGGCTGCTCAAACCGTATTATATCACGTCGTTCTTCATGTCCATCGCTTTTCTGGTGGCCCGAAAAGCTCCCGGGTTGTGTGAGCACCTGGCCAGCCAGCGGGAGGACCGCAACTCCTGCGACTTTGACTGG AGAGAACTTGAGATTCTTATGTTTCTCTGTGCAAttgtgatgatgaagaacagGAGAGCAA TCACACTGGAGCAGCACATAGGCAACTTGTTCATGTTCAGTAAAGTGGCCAATGTCATCCTCTTCTTCAGGCTGGACCTTCGACTCGGAATCTTGTATCTCTCATTGTGTGTTG CATTTGTCATGACCTGTAAGCCACCTCTGTATATGGGACCAGAGTACATCAAGTACTTCAGTGATAAGACCATAGAT gaggagctgcagcaggacaGTCGTGTCACCTGGATTGTTGAATTCTATGCCAACTGGTCCTCAGATTGCCAGTCGTTTGCTCCTGTTTTTGCCGACCTCTCTCTCAA GTACAACTGCACTGGCCTCAGGTTTGGAAAGGTGGACATTGGACGCTACGGAGAGGTTTCAGAGAG GTACAAAGTCAGTACTTCTCCCCTGGCGAAGCAGCTGCCGTCACTGATACTTTTCCAAGGAGGGCGGGAAATTATGAGACGTCCAATGGTGGACAAAAAACGCAGAGCGGTGTCTTGGACCTTTAATGAG GAGAATGTCATCCGAGAATTTAACCTCAATGAACTCTTCCAAAAATCCAAGAAGCTGAATAAGGGTCGTGAATTGAAAGAGGGGGAGCCTGAGGGCTCTCACATAGAGGACATCGATGAACTCGATGCTGGAGCAGACAACCTGGAGGAGCCTCTGGAGAGCAAGAAAGACCAGTGA
- the pmf1 gene encoding polyamine-modulated factor 1 isoform X2 produces MEVEQGEEGTPKEIAPSSDLCVKDSVGNQSNEGKGECPSDGPNPGSVCNTSGETEARYSRLKIFNKVMQKSLDKFIDLASFNRFASTFRPLYKKNPQRMESIHKQFIEELRRAVEDDINRLIEEGRLDFKLNELDKLEQAAKDNPNPAWRPSGVPEQDFSSFLMPYYQKQEAYMRLELKKIKTENASLAQRVLAGRENIAQLEHQISTAVDDWKASVLQFEKLASSLCPADVFNV; encoded by the exons ATGGAAGTAGAGCAAGGCGAAGAAGGAACTCCGAAGGAAATTGCGCCCAGCAGTGATTTGTGTGTAAAAGATTCAGTTGGAAACCAGAGTAATGAGGGTAAAGGCGAATGTCCATCAGACGGACCAAACCCCGGATCAGTTTGTAACACGTCCGGGGAGACGGAAGCTCGATACAGCAGGctgaaaatattcaataaagtCATGCAGAAGAGTCTGGATAAGTTCATCGACCTTGCCAG TTTCAACAGGTTTGCCAGTACATTTCGTCCGCTGTACAAGAAGAATCCTCAAAGGATGGAGAGCATTCACAAGCAGTTCATAGAGGAGCTGCGGAGGGCTGTAGAG GATGACATAAACAGGCTGATTGAAGAAGGCCGATTAGATTTCAAGCTGAATGAGCTGGACAAACTGGAGCAAGCTGCCAAGGACAATCCAAACCCTGCATG GCGACCAAGTGGGGTTCCTGAGCAGGACTTCAGTAGCTTTCTGATGCCCTACTATCAAAAGCAGGAGGCCTATATGCGACTGGAGCTGAAAAAGATTAAAACAGAGAATGCTTCCCTTGCCCAGAGAGTTCTTGCTGGTAGAGAGAATATTGCTCAGCTGGAACATCAGATTTCTACAGCTGTTGATGACTGGAAG GCTTCCGTCCTACAGTTTGAAAAACTGGCTTCATCTCTCTGCCCTGCAGATGTCTTTAATGTTTGA
- the med19a gene encoding mediator of RNA polymerase II transcription subunit 19-A isoform X1 has product MTEMFSTLFGQNEVQGPPGSSSLGFGSGKPSLPQNQVSMAGQMPPQLVDEGPTLRKPGAMNEPFYLLRELPVGNELTGNTNLITHYNLEHAYNKFCGKKVKEKLSNFLPELPGMIDCQGTQDGSSLRSLIDKPPVCGNSFSPLTGALLTGFRLHTGPLPEQYRLMHIQPPKKKSKHKHKHHRPQDPLPQETPSDSDPKKKKKKRDDDPDRKKKKKDKKKKKNRHSPDHPGLAGSQPNSNSLR; this is encoded by the exons ATGACGGAGATGTTTTCAACTTTGTTTGGGCAAAATGAAGTTCAGGGTCCGCCCGGCTCGTCGTCTCTGGGGTTCGGGTCAGGAAAACCGTCGCTGCCGCAAAATCAAGTCTCTATGGCGGGGCAGATGCCACCACAGCTCGTGGATGAAGGGCCTACCCTGCGGAAGCCTGGAGCCATGAATGAACCTTTCTATTTACTACGAGAGCTTCCTG TGGGGAACGAGTTAACCGGCAACACCAACCTCATCACGCACTACAATCTGGAACACGCATACAACAAATTCTGTGGCAAAAAGGTGAAGGAGAAGCTCAGCAACTTTCTACCGGAGTTACCAG GTATGATTGACTGTCAGGGCACTCAAGATGGTAGCTCATTACGCTCTCTGATTGACAAGCCTCCAGTGTGTGGGAACTCTTTCAGTCCTCTGACTGGCGCTCTCCTGACGGGATTTAGACTACATACTGGACCG cTCCCAGAACAATATAGACTGATGCACATACAACCTCCAAAGAAGAAGagcaaacacaagcacaaacaccaTCGACCACAGGACCCATTACCTCAAG AAACGCCGTCAGACTCTGaccccaagaagaagaagaaaaagagggatgATGATCCTGAtcgcaagaagaagaagaaagacaagaaaaagaagaaa AACCGCCACAGTCCTGACCATCCCGGCCTCGCTGGATCACAACCTAACAGTAACAGCCTCAGATAG
- the med19a gene encoding mediator of RNA polymerase II transcription subunit 19-A isoform X2: MAGQMPPQLVDEGPTLRKPGAMNEPFYLLRELPVGNELTGNTNLITHYNLEHAYNKFCGKKVKEKLSNFLPELPGMIDCQGTQDGSSLRSLIDKPPVCGNSFSPLTGALLTGFRLHTGPLPEQYRLMHIQPPKKKSKHKHKHHRPQDPLPQETPSDSDPKKKKKKRDDDPDRKKKKKDKKKKKNRHSPDHPGLAGSQPNSNSLR; encoded by the exons ATGGCGGGGCAGATGCCACCACAGCTCGTGGATGAAGGGCCTACCCTGCGGAAGCCTGGAGCCATGAATGAACCTTTCTATTTACTACGAGAGCTTCCTG TGGGGAACGAGTTAACCGGCAACACCAACCTCATCACGCACTACAATCTGGAACACGCATACAACAAATTCTGTGGCAAAAAGGTGAAGGAGAAGCTCAGCAACTTTCTACCGGAGTTACCAG GTATGATTGACTGTCAGGGCACTCAAGATGGTAGCTCATTACGCTCTCTGATTGACAAGCCTCCAGTGTGTGGGAACTCTTTCAGTCCTCTGACTGGCGCTCTCCTGACGGGATTTAGACTACATACTGGACCG cTCCCAGAACAATATAGACTGATGCACATACAACCTCCAAAGAAGAAGagcaaacacaagcacaaacaccaTCGACCACAGGACCCATTACCTCAAG AAACGCCGTCAGACTCTGaccccaagaagaagaagaaaaagagggatgATGATCCTGAtcgcaagaagaagaagaaagacaagaaaaagaagaaa AACCGCCACAGTCCTGACCATCCCGGCCTCGCTGGATCACAACCTAACAGTAACAGCCTCAGATAG
- the pmf1 gene encoding polyamine-modulated factor 1 isoform X1 — protein sequence MEVEQGEEGTPKEIAPSSDLCVKDSVGNQSNEGKGECPSDGPNPGSVCNTSGETEARYSRLKIFNKVMQKSLDKFIDLASFNRFASTFRPLYKKNPQRMESIHKQFIEELRRAVEDDINRLIEEGRLDFKLNELDKLEQAAKDNPNPAWRPSGVPEQDFSSFLMPYYQKQEAYMRLELKKIKTENASLAQRVLAGRENIAQLEHQISTAVDDWKGSPPRISCLHLTLSSASSSLTHYLHVLFHYIHKPPLWSSSRPPAWQFKTQHPPTIFYILKKQIEV from the exons ATGGAAGTAGAGCAAGGCGAAGAAGGAACTCCGAAGGAAATTGCGCCCAGCAGTGATTTGTGTGTAAAAGATTCAGTTGGAAACCAGAGTAATGAGGGTAAAGGCGAATGTCCATCAGACGGACCAAACCCCGGATCAGTTTGTAACACGTCCGGGGAGACGGAAGCTCGATACAGCAGGctgaaaatattcaataaagtCATGCAGAAGAGTCTGGATAAGTTCATCGACCTTGCCAG TTTCAACAGGTTTGCCAGTACATTTCGTCCGCTGTACAAGAAGAATCCTCAAAGGATGGAGAGCATTCACAAGCAGTTCATAGAGGAGCTGCGGAGGGCTGTAGAG GATGACATAAACAGGCTGATTGAAGAAGGCCGATTAGATTTCAAGCTGAATGAGCTGGACAAACTGGAGCAAGCTGCCAAGGACAATCCAAACCCTGCATG GCGACCAAGTGGGGTTCCTGAGCAGGACTTCAGTAGCTTTCTGATGCCCTACTATCAAAAGCAGGAGGCCTATATGCGACTGGAGCTGAAAAAGATTAAAACAGAGAATGCTTCCCTTGCCCAGAGAGTTCTTGCTGGTAGAGAGAATATTGCTCAGCTGGAACATCAGATTTCTACAGCTGTTGATGACTGGAAG gggtcaccaccgcgaatcagttgcctccatctaaccctgtcttctgcatcctcttctctaacccactaccttcatgtcctctttcactatatccataaacctccactttggtcttcttctaggcctcctgcctggcagttcaaaactcaacatcctccTACCATATTTTACATATTGAAGAAGCAAATTGAAGTGTAG